The genomic region ACGTCACGATGTACGGCCCGTGCAGCGCCGCCCCCATGGGACCGCCCACGGCGGGACCCACGGCCAGGGCCAACTGCTTCACCAGGGCGAACGCCGAGTTGTACTGACCGACCATGGCCTCCGGCGCGAGATCCGCGACGAGCGGCGCCACCGTCGGCGACAGCATCGACTCACCCAGCCCGAACAGGGCGTACGTCGAGATCATCGCGGCCGTCGCCATGGTCTGGCTGCCGTGCCCGAGACCCGCGTACCCCGCCACGATCCAGGCGAAGGCCCAGATCAGACCGACCCACGCGATGACCCTGCTGCGTCGCCGCCGTTCCACGAGACGGAGCACGACGAACTGCGCGACGACGATGACCGCCGTGTTGGCGGCCAGCGCGATGCCCAGGGTGGACGGGGCGATCCCGGCGGCCTCGGTGCCGTAGGCGGCGAGGCCGGACTCGAACTGTCCGTAGCAGGCGAAGAAGATCACGAAGCCCAGCACGCACAGCTGGACCATGGCCCTGTGGGAGAGCAGCACCCGCAGCCCCGCCTTGGGCGCCGTTCCGCCGGCGGGCACAGCCTCAGCGAGGGAGGGGGCACGCGGCATGCGCACCGTGGCCGCGACGACGCCGAGCACCATGAACATCGCGGCCTCGATGAGGAACAGCAGGGTGAAGCTCGACGGGCGGTCGACGTCCACGAGC from Streptomyces sp. QL37 harbors:
- a CDS encoding MFS transporter; this encodes MGAALRRIQLGSALSAFGLGFTVPYLYVYVAQVRDLGAGTAGVVLAVFAMAALAVLPFTGRAIDRRGPLPVLIVAAAAAAVGACALGVSNGVTSAVLSAAVLGAGTAVMQPALATMLVWCSSSSTRTRAFAMQFFLQNLGLGIGGLVGGQLVDVDRPSSFTLLFLIEAAMFMVLGVVAATVRMPRAPSLAEAVPAGGTAPKAGLRVLLSHRAMVQLCVLGFVIFFACYGQFESGLAAYGTEAAGIAPSTLGIALAANTAVIVVAQFVVLRLVERRRRSRVIAWVGLIWAFAWIVAGYAGLGHGSQTMATAAMISTYALFGLGESMLSPTVAPLVADLAPEAMVGQYNSAFALVKQLALAVGPAVGGPMGAALHGPYIVTFVLFSLGITVLALKLGRQLTPVQDKPSLAAVPSRVVAVSLPESEPVSAPTVVR